From Arcobacter lacus, one genomic window encodes:
- the thiI gene encoding tRNA uracil 4-sulfurtransferase ThiI, translated as MNNSQIKTQKFIIKYFTEIMIKGQTAKRQMIAQVYNNLVSILSKISPEIKIKRFFDKIEVVCPVEVVDSVRAKLLETPGIEQVLEALQFDNMYTLDDIKVKVNEMMNHEIKDKTFVVRAKRTGAQEFKSTDIEKTVGGYMLAMNSKDTKGVTLKNAEVTINIELEHAQLNIITKKYMGLGGFPIGTQGSVISLMSGGFDSTVASYLTMKRGIKTHFIFFNLGGLAHEIGVKQVAYYLWNKFGSSHRVSFISVPFEDVVSQIFKDVSQPYMGVMLKRLMLLASEKIADSLGIDALVTGESVAQVSSQTLRNLALIDQCTNKLVLRPLSMMSKPDIIEIAQKIGTRRFAEAMPEYCGVISKNPVTHGSYERMEKEARGFDYSILDEAVKKTSFVNVDEIDENVSEIGQMEIISDLTDGEYTVIDIRQTPDCVKTSVETLKIPFYDLKKEFKKLPQDKTYLFYCDKGIMSQLHAQYLRDSEGYKNIKVYRP; from the coding sequence ATGAATAATTCTCAAATCAAAACACAAAAATTTATAATCAAATATTTCACGGAAATAATGATAAAAGGTCAAACAGCAAAAAGACAGATGATTGCACAAGTTTATAACAATCTTGTATCAATCTTATCAAAAATATCACCTGAAATTAAGATAAAAAGATTCTTCGATAAAATCGAAGTTGTTTGCCCCGTTGAAGTAGTTGATAGTGTAAGAGCTAAACTTCTTGAAACTCCTGGAATTGAACAAGTTTTAGAAGCTTTACAATTTGATAATATGTATACACTTGATGATATCAAAGTAAAAGTAAATGAGATGATGAACCATGAGATAAAAGATAAAACTTTTGTCGTAAGAGCTAAAAGAACAGGTGCCCAAGAGTTTAAATCAACTGATATTGAAAAAACTGTTGGTGGATATATGTTAGCTATGAATAGTAAAGATACTAAAGGTGTAACACTAAAAAATGCTGAAGTTACTATAAATATTGAACTTGAACATGCACAGTTAAATATTATTACAAAAAAATATATGGGACTAGGTGGATTTCCAATAGGAACTCAAGGAAGTGTTATATCTTTGATGTCTGGTGGATTTGACTCAACAGTTGCTTCATATTTAACAATGAAAAGAGGAATAAAAACTCACTTTATTTTCTTTAATCTTGGTGGATTAGCACATGAAATAGGTGTAAAACAAGTAGCTTATTATTTATGGAATAAATTTGGAAGTTCTCATAGAGTTTCATTTATTAGTGTTCCTTTTGAAGATGTTGTTTCTCAAATTTTTAAAGATGTAAGTCAACCTTATATGGGTGTTATGCTAAAAAGACTTATGTTACTTGCTAGTGAAAAAATAGCTGATAGTTTAGGAATAGATGCTTTAGTAACAGGTGAAAGTGTTGCACAAGTTTCTAGTCAAACATTAAGAAATCTTGCTTTAATTGACCAATGTACAAATAAATTAGTTTTAAGACCACTTTCTATGATGAGTAAACCTGATATTATAGAAATTGCACAAAAGATAGGAACAAGAAGATTTGCTGAAGCAATGCCAGAATATTGTGGGGTAATTTCAAAAAATCCAGTAACTCATGGAAGTTATGAAAGAATGGAAAAAGAAGCAAGAGGTTTTGATTATTCTATTTTAGATGAAGCAGTTAAAAAAACATCTTTTGTAAATGTTGATGAAATAGATGAAAATGTAAGTGAAATAGGGCAAATGGAAATAATTTCTGATTTAACTGATGGAGAATATACAGTTATTGATATTAGACAAACACCTGATTGTGTAAAAACTTCTGTTGAAACTTTGAAAATTCCTTTTTATGATTTGAAAAAAGAGTTTAAAAAACTTCCTCAAGATAAAACATATCTATTTTATTGTGATAAAGGGATTATGAGCCAACTTCACGCACAATATTTAAGAGATAGTGAAGGTTATAAAAATATAAAAGTTTATAGACCATAA
- a CDS encoding putative Na+/H+ antiporter, with amino-acid sequence MPPTTLQIIAAVIFALAIIHIFSVKYFEHLAHRSTKHSGLFHLLGEIEVVFGAWALILILFMFILSGKQATVDYMNSRSYIEAMFVFVIMIIAATRPILQTVVLFVKKLSTIIPTKGATGFYFIVMFFVPILGSIITEPASMTLAALILSDKLFSQEISKKFRYATLGTLFVNVSIGGTLTNFAAPPILMVAGTWDWNTTFMFTTFGWKSMVAIFISTNLMILIFYKELVNIKIRTTVSDRENIPFGIILTHYLFLFLVVFFGHYPAIFMSIFLLFLGITHAYQQYQDRLMLREGLLVAFFLGGLVILGGQQQWWLQDLIMKMSDLQAFFAAITIGSVTDNAAITYLGSLVEGLTDEFKYALVAGAVCGGGLTVIANAPNPAGVTILKSHFEDSTIDPWYLFLGALVPTIISALCFLFL; translated from the coding sequence ATGCCACCTACTACTTTACAAATAATTGCTGCAGTTATTTTTGCTTTAGCAATTATTCATATCTTTTCTGTAAAATATTTTGAGCATCTTGCTCATAGAAGTACAAAACATTCTGGACTTTTTCATTTATTGGGTGAAATTGAAGTTGTTTTTGGTGCTTGGGCTTTAATTTTAATACTATTTATGTTTATATTATCAGGAAAACAAGCAACTGTTGATTATATGAATTCAAGAAGTTATATCGAAGCAATGTTTGTTTTTGTTATTATGATAATAGCTGCAACAAGACCTATTTTGCAAACAGTAGTTTTATTTGTAAAAAAACTATCTACTATTATACCAACTAAAGGTGCTACTGGATTTTATTTTATTGTTATGTTTTTTGTTCCAATTTTAGGTTCAATTATAACAGAACCAGCTTCGATGACTTTAGCTGCTCTTATTTTATCAGATAAACTGTTTTCTCAAGAGATAAGTAAAAAATTTAGATATGCAACATTGGGTACTTTATTTGTAAATGTTTCAATAGGTGGAACATTAACTAACTTTGCAGCACCTCCAATTTTAATGGTTGCAGGAACTTGGGATTGGAATACAACTTTTATGTTTACAACTTTTGGTTGGAAATCAATGGTTGCTATTTTTATAAGTACAAATTTGATGATTCTTATTTTTTATAAAGAGTTAGTAAATATCAAAATTAGAACAACAGTTTCAGATAGAGAAAATATCCCTTTTGGTATTATCTTGACTCACTATTTATTTTTATTTTTAGTTGTTTTCTTTGGACACTATCCAGCTATATTTATGAGTATATTTTTACTTTTTTTAGGAATTACTCATGCTTATCAACAATATCAAGATAGATTGATGTTAAGAGAAGGATTGTTAGTTGCATTTTTCTTAGGAGGATTAGTTATCCTAGGAGGACAACAACAATGGTGGCTTCAAGATTTAATTATGAAAATGAGTGATTTACAAGCATTTTTCGCTGCAATTACAATTGGTTCTGTTACAGATAATGCAGCAATTACATATTTAGGTTCTCTAGTTGAAGGATTAACTGATGAGTTCAAATATGCTTTAGTTGCTGGTGCTGTTTGTGGTGGAGGATTAACTGTTATTGCAAATGCACCAAATCCAGCTGGAGTTACTATTTTGAAAAGTCATTTTGAAGATAGTACAATAGATCCTTGGTATTTATTTTTAGGAGCGTTAGTTCCTACAATAATTTCAGCTTTATGTTTTTTATTTTTGTAA
- the hypF gene encoding carbamoyltransferase HypF, whose protein sequence is MINKKISIFGIVQGVGFRPFIYNLAIKYDIKGWVKNDENGVEIEAYSTQENIENFINEIKSNPPVLAKITNIRIEKNNQIKEYKNFKIIQSSSSKDKTTIISPDIAICDDCIKDIDDIGNFRYNYSLTNCTNCGPRYSIIKTVPYDRANTSMNDFKLCKKCEDEYKNPLNRRYHAQPVACEDCGPNMTLYNINNSILSYNIKAIEQTANLIKDGYIIAVKGIGGFHIVCDATNDKVVNKLREIKNRPNKPFAVMFNNINSIKQYTNTNYQEEEILTSKEKPIVLVKKRLNTNLSSYIAPNISKLGCFIANCGIHHLLFKYLQNPIVATSANLKDEPIIRSKDEIVDKLGNIVDFVLDYNRDIVNSSDDSIIQNVENYKIKLRNARGYAPTHIKIEKDLKNKVLCLGANQKSTIALGFKNNFILSPYIGDLNSISSMEYFNRTINSFKNFYDFVPDTVVCDLHPKYESTKYAFKLLQDNPNIKLIQVQHHYAHILSVMAENGLEDEVLGFAFDGTGYGDDGNIWGGEVFIASRKEYKRINHIKYFRLLGGEMAIKEPKRVALSLLFDIFTLDEILTLDSFVVKAFSKEEIKTLYTMWQKGLNAPFCSSIGRLFDAISSFANILHTQTFEGETGLLIEENYDNSIKDNYEYKIVDENIDITTMIRQIIEDKDKKVISSKFINTLVNIIIEISNKHKNLPVVFSGGVFQNKTLLELLIKKFKEQGRVFYFNIDVPTNDEGISIGQLYYQYQ, encoded by the coding sequence ATGATAAACAAAAAAATATCTATTTTTGGAATTGTTCAAGGCGTTGGTTTTCGTCCATTTATTTATAATCTAGCTATCAAATATGATATAAAAGGTTGGGTTAAAAATGATGAAAATGGAGTAGAAATAGAAGCTTATTCTACACAAGAAAATATAGAAAATTTTATAAATGAAATCAAATCAAATCCTCCAGTTCTAGCAAAAATCACTAACATAAGAATCGAAAAAAATAACCAAATAAAAGAGTATAAAAACTTTAAAATTATTCAAAGTTCAAGCTCAAAAGATAAAACAACTATTATCTCTCCTGATATAGCAATTTGTGATGATTGTATCAAAGATATAGATGATATTGGTAACTTTAGATACAATTATAGTTTAACAAATTGTACAAATTGTGGTCCAAGATACTCAATTATTAAAACAGTTCCTTATGATAGAGCAAATACTTCTATGAATGACTTCAAATTATGTAAAAAATGTGAAGACGAATATAAAAATCCTTTAAATAGAAGATATCATGCACAACCTGTTGCTTGCGAAGATTGTGGTCCAAATATGACTTTGTATAATATAAATAATAGTATATTATCTTACAATATAAAAGCAATAGAACAAACAGCTAATTTAATCAAAGATGGATATATAATTGCAGTAAAAGGTATTGGTGGATTTCATATAGTTTGTGATGCAACAAATGATAAAGTTGTTAATAAATTAAGAGAGATTAAAAATAGACCAAATAAACCTTTTGCAGTTATGTTTAATAATATAAATAGTATTAAACAATATACAAATACAAATTATCAAGAAGAAGAGATACTTACTTCAAAAGAGAAACCAATAGTTTTAGTAAAGAAAAGACTTAATACAAATCTATCTTCATATATTGCACCAAATATTTCAAAATTAGGTTGTTTTATAGCAAATTGTGGAATTCATCATCTTTTATTTAAATATTTACAAAATCCTATCGTAGCAACAAGTGCAAATTTAAAAGATGAACCAATTATAAGGTCAAAAGATGAAATCGTCGATAAATTGGGGAATATTGTAGATTTTGTACTAGATTATAATAGAGATATTGTAAATTCTAGTGATGATAGTATTATACAAAATGTAGAAAATTATAAAATTAAACTAAGAAATGCTAGAGGATATGCTCCTACTCATATAAAAATAGAAAAAGATTTAAAAAATAAAGTTCTTTGTCTTGGTGCAAATCAAAAATCAACAATAGCTTTAGGCTTTAAAAATAATTTTATTTTATCACCTTATATTGGTGATTTAAACTCTATTTCTTCTATGGAATATTTCAATAGAACTATAAATAGTTTTAAAAACTTTTATGATTTTGTTCCTGATACTGTTGTTTGTGATCTTCATCCAAAATATGAAAGTACAAAATATGCTTTTAAATTGCTTCAAGATAACCCAAATATAAAGCTTATTCAAGTTCAACACCACTATGCTCATATTCTTTCCGTGATGGCTGAAAATGGCTTAGAAGATGAAGTTTTAGGTTTTGCTTTTGATGGAACTGGATATGGAGATGATGGAAATATCTGGGGTGGAGAAGTTTTTATTGCTTCAAGAAAAGAGTATAAACGAATAAATCATATAAAATATTTTAGGCTTTTGGGCGGTGAAATGGCTATAAAAGAGCCCAAAAGAGTTGCTTTAAGCTTATTATTTGATATTTTTACTTTAGATGAAATCCTAACTTTAGATAGTTTTGTAGTAAAAGCTTTTAGTAAAGAAGAGATAAAGACTTTATATACAATGTGGCAAAAAGGCTTAAATGCACCATTTTGTAGTTCTATTGGACGTTTATTTGATGCTATTTCTTCATTTGCAAACATTTTACATACTCAAACTTTTGAGGGAGAAACAGGGCTTTTAATAGAAGAAAATTATGATAATTCTATAAAAGATAACTATGAATATAAAATAGTAGATGAAAATATAGATATAACTACTATGATAAGGCAAATTATCGAAGATAAAGATAAAAAAGTCATCTCTTCAAAGTTCATAAATACTTTAGTAAATATCATCATAGAAATCTCAAATAAACATAAAAATTTACCAGTAGTTTTTAGTGGTGGAGTTTTTCAAAATAAAACTTTACTCGAACTTTTGATAAAAAAATTCAAAGAGCAGGGTAGAGTTTTCTATTTCAATATTGATGTTCCAACTAATGATGAGGGTATTAGTATTGGGCAACTTTATTATCAATATCAATAA
- a CDS encoding HyaD/HybD family hydrogenase maturation endopeptidase has product MNILILGIGNILFQDEGIGAHFIHYLDEKYEFISQENSVSLVDGGTLAQRLIPEIIKYDEVLIIDCIDAINSKAGDVFFFDFKKVPSNINWQGSAHEVEMLQTLNMIDMNKDLPTTHILGVIPKRVADDTTFELSSEIIQASKIMEKVVVDYLTKHQITVKQIKEVDIKEIALVSFKRDIKNGPKV; this is encoded by the coding sequence ATGAATATTTTAATTTTAGGAATAGGAAATATCCTATTCCAAGATGAAGGAATAGGTGCACATTTTATTCACTATTTAGATGAAAAGTATGAGTTTATATCACAAGAAAATAGTGTAAGTTTAGTTGATGGTGGAACTTTAGCTCAAAGATTAATTCCTGAAATCATAAAATATGATGAAGTTTTGATTATTGATTGTATTGATGCAATAAATTCAAAAGCAGGTGATGTTTTTTTCTTTGATTTTAAAAAAGTTCCTTCAAATATAAACTGGCAAGGAAGTGCTCACGAAGTTGAGATGCTTCAAACACTAAATATGATTGATATGAATAAAGATTTGCCTACAACACATATTTTAGGAGTAATTCCTAAAAGAGTTGCAGATGATACTACTTTTGAATTAAGCAGTGAAATTATACAAGCTTCAAAAATTATGGAGAAGGTTGTTGTTGATTATCTTACAAAACATCAAATTACAGTAAAACAGATAAAAGAAGTTGATATAAAAGAGATAGCTTTGGTTTCATTTAAAAGAGATATAAAAAATGGTCCTAAAGTTTAA
- the cybH gene encoding Ni/Fe-hydrogenase, b-type cytochrome subunit: protein MIKKHYEYSLWLRITHWLRMLAITVLTFTGFYLAYPFISPSLNGGEPTNFLNALMRSWHIIFGFLLICVTFGKMYLFFFDRQSKKERISFFDFISPKMWIKQIKYYILIGEHTHLKGVYNPLQFMAYSGIYISLILISLTGLILHIHVYHEGIGGLLYGILRPIEVLMGGLAMVREIHHICMWIFIIFLPIHIYLVVFNSVYGKKGDMDSIISGYKWEDHK from the coding sequence ATGATAAAAAAACATTATGAATACTCTTTATGGCTAAGGATTACTCACTGGCTTAGAATGCTTGCTATTACAGTTTTGACTTTTACAGGTTTTTATTTAGCATATCCATTTATATCTCCATCATTAAATGGAGGTGAGCCAACAAACTTTTTAAATGCTTTAATGAGAAGTTGGCATATAATTTTTGGATTTTTATTGATTTGTGTAACTTTTGGAAAAATGTATTTATTCTTTTTTGATAGACAAAGTAAAAAAGAGAGAATATCTTTTTTTGATTTTATCTCGCCAAAAATGTGGATAAAACAGATAAAATATTATATTTTAATAGGTGAACATACTCATTTAAAAGGTGTTTATAATCCACTACAATTTATGGCATATTCTGGAATTTATATATCTTTGATACTTATTTCTTTAACAGGATTGATTTTACATATTCATGTTTATCACGAAGGAATAGGTGGACTTTTATATGGTATTTTAAGACCAATTGAAGTTTTAATGGGTGGATTAGCTATGGTTAGAGAAATTCATCATATTTGTATGTGGATTTTTATAATATTTTTGCCTATTCATATCTATTTGGTTGTTTTCAACTCAGTTTATGGAAAAAAAGGAGATATGGATTCTATTATCTCTGGATATAAATGGGAAGACCACAAATAA
- a CDS encoding nickel-dependent hydrogenase large subunit — MPNKRVIIDPITRIEGHLRIEVEVDENNVIQKAYSSSTLWRGLETIVKNRDPRDAGFLMQRICGVCTFSHYRAGIEAVEDALGIVPPINAKLTRSLMNMALFMHDHIVHFYHLHGLDWVDVVSALDADEQKASKEAFKYSDFPIATGENDLKKVKTRVKEFVEKGQLGPFANAYWGHKTYRLSPEQNLILLSHYLKALEVQRDLAKLMAIFGGKQPHPQSLTVGGVTCVMDLLDPSRMGEYLTLFKVGAEFIENAYQADIIMAASVFKDELSVTRPAGVMNFMAHQEMRLNKTEFLFDSGIIFDGDLSKVYDINENLITEEATHSWYENNEALHPYDGKTNPLYTGLRDMDTIGMDGEKVHSKVVDEKGKYTWIKSPRYDGNAMEVGPLACILVSYAKGNKKIVPIVDEFLQKTGLPKSALFTTLGRTAARMLQVKAVTKYGLEAFHTLIENLKVDETTFTSYKIDKDKEYKGRFIGDVPRGMLSHWIRIKNGVVENYQAVVPSTWNAGPIDAKGQMGPYEANLVGLKVQDISQPLEIIRIIHSFDPCIACAVHVMDKKGNDLGTYKVDPLYGFSC, encoded by the coding sequence ATGCCGAATAAAAGAGTAATAATAGACCCAATTACAAGAATTGAAGGGCACTTGCGAATAGAAGTTGAAGTTGATGAAAATAATGTGATTCAAAAAGCATATTCATCTTCAACATTATGGAGAGGTTTAGAAACAATAGTAAAAAATAGAGACCCAAGAGATGCTGGGTTTTTGATGCAAAGAATTTGTGGAGTTTGTACATTTTCTCATTATAGGGCAGGAATTGAAGCAGTTGAAGATGCTTTAGGAATAGTTCCACCTATAAATGCAAAACTTACAAGAAGTTTGATGAATATGGCTTTATTTATGCATGACCATATAGTACATTTTTACCATTTACATGGACTTGATTGGGTTGATGTTGTATCTGCTCTTGATGCAGATGAACAAAAAGCTTCAAAAGAGGCATTTAAATATAGTGATTTTCCAATAGCAACTGGAGAAAATGACTTAAAAAAAGTAAAAACAAGAGTTAAAGAGTTTGTAGAAAAAGGACAATTAGGACCATTTGCAAATGCTTATTGGGGACATAAAACTTATAGATTATCTCCTGAACAAAACTTAATTTTATTAAGCCACTATTTAAAAGCTTTAGAAGTTCAAAGAGATTTAGCAAAACTTATGGCTATTTTTGGAGGAAAACAACCACATCCACAAAGTTTAACAGTTGGTGGAGTAACTTGTGTTATGGATTTATTAGATCCTTCAAGAATGGGAGAATATCTAACTTTATTTAAAGTTGGAGCAGAGTTTATAGAAAATGCTTATCAAGCAGATATCATAATGGCAGCAAGTGTATTTAAAGATGAGTTGTCTGTTACAAGACCAGCTGGAGTTATGAATTTTATGGCTCATCAAGAGATGAGATTAAATAAAACAGAATTTTTATTTGATTCTGGAATTATTTTTGATGGAGATTTATCAAAAGTTTACGATATAAATGAAAATTTGATAACAGAAGAAGCAACTCACTCTTGGTATGAAAATAATGAAGCACTTCATCCTTATGATGGTAAAACAAATCCTTTATATACAGGATTAAGAGATATGGATACAATTGGAATGGATGGAGAAAAAGTTCATTCTAAAGTTGTAGATGAAAAAGGAAAATATACTTGGATTAAATCTCCAAGATATGACGGAAATGCTATGGAAGTTGGACCTCTTGCTTGTATTTTAGTATCTTATGCAAAAGGAAATAAAAAAATAGTTCCAATAGTAGATGAGTTTTTACAAAAAACTGGTTTACCAAAAAGTGCATTATTTACTACATTAGGAAGAACAGCAGCTAGAATGTTACAAGTAAAAGCTGTTACTAAATATGGTTTAGAAGCTTTTCATACTTTAATTGAAAATCTAAAAGTAGATGAGACAACTTTTACTTCTTATAAAATAGATAAAGATAAAGAGTATAAAGGAAGATTTATAGGAGATGTTCCAAGAGGAATGTTATCTCACTGGATTAGAATAAAAAATGGAGTTGTTGAAAACTATCAAGCAGTTGTTCCTTCAACTTGGAATGCTGGACCAATAGATGCAAAAGGACAAATGGGACCTTATGAAGCAAATTTAGTTGGTTTAAAAGTGCAAGATATTTCTCAACCTCTTGAAATTATTAGAATTATTCATAGTTTTGACCCTTGTATTGCTTGTGCTGTTCATGTTATGGATAAAAAAGGTAATGATTTAGGAACATACAAAGTGGATCCATTATATGGTTTTTCTTGCTAA
- a CDS encoding hydrogenase small subunit encodes MANRLLDLEKLPKFKEDKSITSHLEEKGISRRDFMKWATAMTAMLALPATFTPLVAKAASLSDRLPIIWLHMAECTGCSESLLRTDAPTIDSLIFDYISLEYHETLMAAAGWQAEHNLESAIEKYKGRYILMVEGGIPTGENATFLTIGGHGKTGEQSAIDASNNALAIFAIGTCSSFGGVQAAIPNPTGAKALSKVTDKLVINVPGCPPSEKNIVGTLLHYILYGTLPSLDVYNRPKWAYGLRIHDLCERRGHFDAGEFVEEFGDEGAKKGYCLYKVGCKGPYTFNNCSKNKFNSHTSWPIQAGHGCIGCSEPNFWDTMGPFEEPVANRLYSTVFKGLGADATADKIGVGLLTLTGIGIVAHAAISKFKNPKDSQEGEHDAE; translated from the coding sequence TTGGCCAATAGGTTATTGGATTTAGAAAAATTACCAAAGTTTAAAGAAGATAAATCAATAACTTCTCATTTGGAAGAAAAAGGTATCTCAAGAAGAGATTTTATGAAATGGGCAACAGCAATGACTGCTATGTTAGCACTTCCTGCAACATTTACTCCTTTAGTTGCAAAAGCAGCCTCTTTGAGTGATAGACTACCTATTATTTGGCTTCATATGGCCGAGTGTACTGGATGTAGTGAATCACTACTTAGAACAGATGCTCCAACTATTGATTCTTTAATTTTTGATTATATATCTTTAGAATATCATGAAACTTTGATGGCAGCAGCTGGTTGGCAAGCTGAACACAATCTTGAATCAGCTATCGAAAAATATAAAGGAAGATATATCCTAATGGTTGAAGGTGGTATTCCAACAGGAGAAAATGCTACTTTTTTAACTATTGGTGGACATGGAAAAACAGGAGAACAATCAGCAATTGACGCTTCAAACAATGCTTTAGCAATATTTGCAATAGGAACTTGTTCATCTTTTGGTGGAGTTCAAGCAGCAATTCCAAATCCAACTGGAGCAAAAGCTTTATCGAAAGTTACAGATAAATTAGTAATAAATGTTCCTGGCTGTCCTCCAAGTGAAAAAAATATAGTTGGAACTTTACTTCATTATATTCTTTATGGAACTTTACCATCGCTTGATGTTTACAATAGACCAAAATGGGCATATGGATTAAGAATTCACGATTTATGTGAAAGAAGAGGGCATTTTGACGCAGGTGAGTTTGTAGAAGAGTTTGGAGATGAAGGTGCAAAAAAAGGATATTGTTTATATAAAGTAGGTTGTAAAGGGCCATATACTTTTAATAACTGTTCAAAAAATAAATTCAATTCTCATACTTCTTGGCCTATTCAAGCTGGACATGGCTGTATTGGTTGTAGTGAACCAAATTTTTGGGATACTATGGGACCTTTTGAAGAACCAGTTGCAAATAGACTTTATAGTACAGTATTCAAAGGTTTAGGAGCTGATGCAACAGCTGATAAAATAGGAGTTGGATTACTAACTCTTACTGGAATTGGTATTGTAGCACATGCAGCTATTTCAAAATTTAAAAATCCAAAAGATTCGCAAGAAGGAGAACATGATGCCGAATAA